The following coding sequences lie in one Isoptericola variabilis 225 genomic window:
- a CDS encoding histidine phosphatase family protein: MAIVPTSAPQLVLLRHGETEWSRTGKHTGRTSDVPLTQAGEEQARLAGRALADFRFAAVYSSPLERARRTAEIGGWTDVVVDDDLGEWDYGPVDGRTSAEIGEILGREFVIFEDGVRVLPPDPEHGAGGKGELLEDVYERARRFVARAEETLRDGGDVLAVAHGHLLRVLATAWIDADPRLGARLELGTAAICLLGHGHGLRTVEGWNLPPTS, translated from the coding sequence ATGGCGATCGTCCCCACCTCCGCGCCCCAGCTCGTGCTCCTGCGGCACGGGGAGACCGAGTGGTCCCGCACCGGCAAGCACACGGGCCGCACCTCCGACGTCCCGCTCACGCAGGCCGGTGAGGAGCAGGCCCGGCTCGCAGGGCGCGCGCTCGCCGACTTCCGCTTCGCCGCGGTCTACTCGTCGCCGCTCGAGCGGGCCCGCCGGACCGCCGAGATCGGCGGCTGGACCGACGTCGTCGTCGACGACGACCTCGGCGAGTGGGACTACGGCCCCGTCGACGGGCGCACCAGCGCCGAGATCGGCGAGATCCTCGGGCGCGAGTTCGTCATCTTCGAGGACGGGGTGCGCGTCCTTCCGCCCGACCCGGAGCACGGCGCCGGGGGGAAGGGCGAGCTGCTCGAGGACGTGTACGAGCGCGCGCGGCGGTTCGTCGCCCGCGCCGAGGAGACGCTTCGCGACGGCGGCGACGTGCTCGCGGTCGCCCACGGCCACCTGCTGCGCGTGCTCGCGACCGCGTGGATCGACGCCGACCCACGGCTCGGCGCGCGGCTCGAGCTGGGCACCGCGGCGATCTGCCTGCTCGGGCACGGTCACGGCCTGCGCACGGTCGAGGGCTGGAACCTGCCCCCGACGTCGTGA
- a CDS encoding PH domain-containing protein produces MALREKDLTDGETVVMELREHAKALLWPFVLLVLLVAICVGTILLSPSDLLTWVVLGLAALAAVSWVLVPWLRWRTTSYSVTNRRIAERSGILTRVGRDIPLYRINDVALEKDVVDRIFGCGTLVVSDATEKQGMELHDVPRVDEVHLRLQELLHVTDDGSDDGEWPPTEPARRRRRRH; encoded by the coding sequence ATGGCGCTGCGCGAGAAGGACCTGACCGACGGCGAGACGGTGGTCATGGAGCTGCGCGAGCACGCCAAGGCCCTGCTCTGGCCGTTCGTCCTCCTGGTCCTGCTGGTCGCCATCTGCGTCGGGACGATCCTGCTGTCGCCGTCGGACCTGCTCACGTGGGTCGTGCTCGGCCTCGCAGCGCTGGCGGCGGTCTCGTGGGTGCTCGTGCCGTGGCTGCGCTGGCGCACCACGTCGTACTCCGTGACGAACCGGCGGATCGCGGAGCGGTCCGGCATCCTCACGCGCGTCGGGCGCGACATCCCGCTCTACCGGATCAACGACGTCGCGCTCGAGAAGGACGTCGTCGACCGGATCTTCGGCTGCGGGACGCTCGTGGTGTCCGACGCGACCGAGAAGCAGGGCATGGAGCTGCACGACGTGCCGCGCGTCGACGAGGTGCACCTGCGACTGCAGGAGCTGCTGCACGTCACCGACGACGGGTCCGACGACGGCGAGTGGCCGCCGACCGAGCCCGCCCGGCGCCGGCGCAGGCGGCACTGA
- a CDS encoding DNA-3-methyladenine glycosylase, with product MLTVHREQLTVRHASDRPLDLGLTLGPLRHGAGDPTFRTTPDGAVWRTSLLRTGPVTQRFTVADERTVVVQHWGPGAAEAAAQLPTLLGEDDDTSGFVPPLQAADAHRRTPGLRMPRSERVMEALVPAVLEQKVQVVTAHRAWRWLLARHGTPAPGPAPSGMRVVPDARTWAAVPVWDWHRAGVDATRARTIVRCARVAARLEEAAAMPPAEGRARLETVPGIGVWTSAEVAQRALGDADAVSVGDFHLAGAVGWALTGERTDDAGMLRLLAPYAPHRHRVVRLLFLGGRARAPRRGPKLPIPDYRAF from the coding sequence GTGCTCACCGTCCACCGCGAGCAGCTCACCGTGCGGCACGCGTCCGACCGCCCGCTCGACCTCGGACTCACGCTCGGTCCCCTGCGCCACGGCGCGGGCGACCCGACGTTCCGCACGACGCCGGACGGCGCCGTGTGGCGCACGAGCCTCCTGCGCACCGGGCCGGTCACCCAGCGGTTCACGGTCGCGGACGAGCGCACCGTCGTCGTGCAGCACTGGGGGCCGGGCGCGGCCGAGGCTGCCGCGCAGCTGCCGACGCTGCTCGGCGAGGACGACGACACGAGCGGGTTCGTCCCGCCGCTGCAGGCGGCCGACGCCCACCGCCGCACGCCGGGGCTCCGGATGCCCCGCAGCGAACGGGTCATGGAGGCCCTCGTGCCGGCCGTGCTGGAGCAGAAGGTCCAGGTCGTGACGGCGCACCGTGCCTGGCGGTGGCTGCTCGCGCGGCACGGGACGCCCGCGCCGGGCCCTGCGCCGTCGGGCATGCGCGTGGTGCCCGACGCGCGGACGTGGGCCGCGGTGCCGGTGTGGGACTGGCACCGCGCGGGCGTGGACGCGACGCGCGCGCGGACGATCGTGCGGTGCGCGCGGGTCGCCGCGCGGCTCGAGGAGGCGGCGGCGATGCCGCCCGCCGAAGGCCGGGCGCGGCTCGAGACGGTGCCGGGGATCGGGGTGTGGACCTCGGCCGAGGTCGCGCAGCGCGCGCTCGGCGACGCCGACGCGGTGTCGGTGGGCGACTTCCACCTGGCCGGGGCCGTCGGCTGGGCGCTCACCGGCGAGCGCACCGACGACGCGGGCATGCTCCGGCTGCTGGCGCCCTACGCCCCCCACCGGCACCGCGTGGTGCGGCTGCTGTTCCTCGGTGGGCGGGCGCGGGCGCCGCGCCGGGGCCCGAAGCTGCCGATACCGGACTACCGGGCGTTCTGA
- a CDS encoding VIT1/CCC1 family protein, whose amino-acid sequence MAPPTPAERAAEQHPAHRRTPSDVRRWRRYLADERAEAAVYRDLARRRTGEERAILLALAEAEKRHEQHWLDLLGDDVGKPLKGDWRTRMLGFLARRFGGVFVLALAQRAESRSAYGDEKFATATMAADEQIHEEVVRGLATRGRNRLSGTFRAAVFGANDGLVSNLALVLGIGASGVPTGTILLTGLAGLLAGALSMAAGEYVSVRSQRELLEASTPDPDADRALPHLDVDANELALVYRARGMAAEEAQAHADEVLARLGAAGPVSVTDPVAGHVPADPGPAADADEHETHGTAWGAAVSSFLFFASGAIVPVVPYLLGLEGAQAVLVACVLVGVALVVTGAITGLLSGTSPVTRALRQLAIGFGAAAVTYLLGLLFGTTVA is encoded by the coding sequence ATGGCACCCCCGACCCCCGCCGAGCGCGCGGCCGAGCAGCACCCGGCGCACCGGCGCACGCCCTCCGACGTGCGCCGGTGGCGCCGCTACCTCGCCGACGAGCGCGCCGAGGCGGCCGTCTACCGCGACCTCGCGCGGCGTCGCACCGGCGAGGAGCGCGCGATCCTGCTCGCGCTCGCCGAGGCCGAGAAGCGGCACGAGCAGCACTGGCTCGACCTGCTCGGCGACGACGTCGGCAAGCCCCTCAAGGGCGACTGGCGCACCCGGATGCTCGGGTTCCTCGCCCGCCGGTTCGGCGGGGTCTTCGTCCTCGCGCTCGCCCAGCGCGCCGAGTCGCGCTCCGCCTACGGCGACGAGAAGTTCGCGACGGCGACCATGGCCGCCGACGAGCAGATCCACGAGGAGGTCGTGCGCGGCCTGGCGACGCGCGGCCGCAACCGCCTCTCCGGGACCTTCCGGGCCGCCGTCTTCGGCGCCAACGACGGGCTCGTGTCCAACCTCGCGCTCGTGCTGGGCATCGGCGCCTCGGGCGTGCCCACCGGGACGATCCTGCTCACGGGCCTCGCCGGCCTGCTCGCCGGCGCGCTGTCGATGGCCGCGGGCGAGTACGTGTCCGTCCGCTCGCAGCGCGAGCTGCTCGAGGCCTCCACGCCCGACCCCGACGCCGACCGCGCGCTGCCGCACCTCGACGTCGACGCCAACGAGCTGGCGCTCGTCTACCGGGCGCGCGGCATGGCCGCCGAGGAGGCGCAGGCGCACGCCGACGAGGTGCTCGCTCGCCTCGGGGCCGCCGGGCCGGTCTCCGTCACCGACCCCGTCGCCGGGCACGTGCCTGCCGACCCGGGCCCTGCGGCCGACGCCGACGAGCACGAGACGCACGGCACCGCGTGGGGCGCCGCCGTGTCGAGCTTCCTCTTCTTCGCCTCGGGCGCGATCGTGCCGGTGGTCCCGTACCTGCTCGGCCTCGAGGGCGCGCAGGCGGTGCTCGTGGCGTGCGTGCTCGTCGGCGTCGCGCTCGTCGTCACGGGCGCGATCACGGGCCTGCTCTCCGGGACCTCGCCCGTGACGCGCGCCCTGCGCCAGCTCGCGATCGGGTTCGGCGCCGCCGCCGTGACGTATCTGCTCGGCCTGCTGTTCGGGACAACCGTCGCCTAG
- a CDS encoding MFS transporter, which produces MTRNPYLDVLSTPGSVRFSAAGLVARLPMSMIGIGTVLMVQTLYGSYAMAGRVAAVLVVAQAIVAPQVARLVDRAGQRRVMLPLLVLTTVGLLGLVVAAVLGAPEWVLWVLAVLGGGAQGSYGSMVRARWSYQLKDPRRLHTAYSLESALDEVVFIVGPVAATVLATGGTPSGGLLVATVAGGLGALWFLAQRATEPPVGLTTPGAPVDPAASRSATLMPGMPVLAVVFVAMGVLFGSSDVATVAFAEEAGAKSAAGVVLACFALGSMLSGFAYGARHWVSPLSRRFAIGAVALAAGVSLFLVVDNLVALAAVMFAAGFAIAPTLINGNALVQALVAPQQLTEGLAWVSTALGVGVSVGSWLGGARIDAADAHAGFFVTVVAGWVCAGLAVAALPTLRRRAPYSVEPAPPEPEDATA; this is translated from the coding sequence GTGACCCGCAACCCCTACCTGGACGTGCTCAGCACGCCCGGATCCGTGCGCTTCTCGGCCGCCGGGCTCGTCGCCCGGCTCCCCATGTCGATGATCGGCATCGGGACGGTGCTCATGGTCCAGACCCTGTACGGGTCGTACGCCATGGCGGGCCGCGTGGCGGCGGTCCTGGTGGTGGCGCAGGCGATCGTGGCGCCGCAGGTCGCGCGGCTCGTCGACCGCGCCGGCCAGCGCCGGGTCATGCTGCCCCTGCTCGTCCTGACGACCGTAGGCCTCCTGGGCCTGGTCGTCGCCGCCGTGCTCGGGGCGCCGGAGTGGGTGCTGTGGGTGCTCGCGGTGCTCGGCGGCGGGGCGCAGGGCTCCTACGGCTCGATGGTGCGCGCTCGGTGGTCGTACCAGCTCAAGGACCCGCGGCGCCTGCACACCGCGTACTCGCTCGAGTCGGCGCTCGACGAGGTCGTCTTCATCGTGGGCCCCGTGGCCGCGACCGTGCTCGCGACGGGCGGGACGCCGTCGGGCGGCCTGCTCGTCGCGACGGTCGCGGGCGGGCTCGGCGCGCTGTGGTTCCTCGCGCAGCGGGCCACCGAGCCGCCCGTCGGCCTGACGACGCCGGGTGCGCCGGTCGACCCGGCCGCGTCGCGGTCCGCGACCCTCATGCCGGGCATGCCCGTGCTCGCCGTCGTGTTCGTCGCCATGGGCGTGCTGTTCGGGTCGAGCGACGTCGCGACCGTCGCGTTCGCCGAGGAGGCCGGCGCCAAGAGCGCGGCCGGCGTCGTGCTCGCGTGCTTCGCCCTCGGCTCGATGCTCTCGGGGTTCGCCTACGGCGCCCGGCACTGGGTCTCGCCGCTGTCGCGCCGGTTCGCGATCGGCGCGGTCGCGCTCGCCGCGGGCGTCTCGCTGTTCCTCGTGGTCGACAACCTGGTGGCGCTCGCCGCCGTCATGTTCGCGGCCGGCTTCGCGATCGCGCCGACCCTCATCAACGGCAACGCGCTCGTGCAGGCGCTCGTGGCGCCGCAGCAGCTCACGGAAGGCCTCGCCTGGGTCAGCACCGCGCTCGGCGTGGGCGTGTCCGTCGGCTCCTGGCTCGGCGGCGCCCGGATCGACGCCGCGGACGCGCACGCCGGCTTCTTCGTCACCGTCGTGGCCGGCTGGGTCTGCGCCGGGCTGGCCGTCGCCGCGCTGCCCACGCTCCGGCGTCGGGCACCGTACTCGGTCGAGCCGGCGCCACCCGAGCCCGAGGACGCCACAGCCTGA
- the pgm gene encoding phosphoglucomutase (alpha-D-glucose-1,6-bisphosphate-dependent), whose translation MHARAGQPALEEDLIDVDRVVGAYYDLTPDVDDPAQQVVFGTSGHRGSSLDSAFNEAHIAAITQAIVEYRASQGTDGPLFLGRDTHALSLPAWQTALEVLAAAGVTVMVDARDSFTPTPAVSQSILVHNGVGTAEGVRTSGPGLADGIVVTPSHNPPRDGGFKYNPPHGGPAGSDATGWIADRANEILRAGGLASVKRVSLEDALAAPTTHRHDFLTTYVDDLPRVIDVDAIRAAGVRIGADPLGGASVEYWGAIGERYDLDLTVVNPQVDPRWAFMTLDWDGKIRMDCSSPYAMASLVTRMTGEGGNAPFDVATGNDADADRHGIVTPDAGLMNPNHYLAVAIRYLYGGARPGWPKSAAIGKTLVSSALIDRVAESLGRRLIEVPVGFKWFVPGLLSGEVGFGGEESAGASFLRRDGGVWSTDKDGILLALLASEIIATTGKSPSEHHRELVAEHGESWYARVDAAATREEKAKLAALSPEQVTSTTLAGQDITATLTEAPGNGAKIGGLKVTTADAWFAARPSGTEDVYKIYAESFVSREHLEEVQAAAKDLVSDALA comes from the coding sequence ATGCACGCACGCGCCGGCCAGCCTGCCCTCGAAGAAGACCTCATCGACGTCGACCGGGTGGTCGGCGCGTACTACGACCTGACGCCCGACGTCGACGACCCGGCCCAGCAGGTCGTGTTCGGCACGTCCGGGCACCGAGGCTCGAGCCTCGACTCCGCGTTCAACGAGGCGCACATCGCCGCGATCACGCAGGCGATCGTCGAGTACCGCGCCTCGCAGGGCACCGACGGCCCCTTGTTCCTCGGCCGCGACACGCACGCGCTGTCGTTGCCCGCGTGGCAGACCGCGCTCGAGGTCCTCGCCGCGGCGGGCGTGACGGTCATGGTCGACGCGCGCGACTCCTTCACGCCCACGCCGGCCGTCTCGCAGTCGATCCTGGTGCACAACGGGGTGGGGACGGCCGAGGGCGTGCGCACGTCGGGCCCGGGCCTGGCGGACGGGATCGTCGTCACGCCGTCGCACAACCCGCCGCGCGACGGCGGGTTCAAGTACAACCCGCCGCACGGCGGGCCGGCCGGCTCGGACGCGACCGGCTGGATCGCCGACCGCGCCAACGAGATCCTGCGCGCCGGCGGTCTCGCGTCGGTCAAGCGCGTCTCGCTCGAGGACGCGCTCGCGGCGCCGACGACGCACCGCCACGACTTCCTCACGACCTACGTCGACGACCTCCCGCGCGTCATCGACGTCGACGCGATCCGCGCGGCGGGCGTGCGCATCGGCGCGGACCCGCTCGGCGGCGCGTCGGTCGAGTACTGGGGCGCGATCGGCGAGCGGTACGACCTCGACCTCACCGTCGTCAACCCGCAGGTCGACCCCCGCTGGGCGTTCATGACGCTCGACTGGGACGGCAAGATCCGCATGGACTGCTCGTCGCCGTACGCGATGGCGTCGCTCGTGACGCGCATGACCGGCGAGGGCGGGAACGCCCCGTTCGACGTCGCGACCGGCAACGACGCCGACGCCGACCGGCACGGCATCGTCACGCCCGACGCCGGGCTGATGAACCCGAACCACTACCTCGCGGTCGCGATCCGGTACCTCTACGGCGGCGCCCGCCCGGGCTGGCCCAAGAGCGCCGCGATCGGCAAGACGCTCGTGTCCTCCGCGCTCATCGACCGCGTGGCCGAGAGCCTCGGGCGGCGGCTCATCGAGGTCCCCGTGGGCTTCAAGTGGTTCGTCCCGGGCCTGCTCAGCGGCGAGGTCGGGTTCGGCGGCGAGGAGTCGGCGGGCGCGTCGTTCCTGCGGCGCGACGGCGGCGTGTGGTCGACCGACAAGGACGGCATCCTGCTCGCGCTGCTCGCCTCGGAGATCATCGCGACGACGGGCAAGTCGCCGTCGGAGCACCACCGCGAGCTCGTCGCCGAGCACGGCGAGTCCTGGTACGCGCGGGTCGACGCGGCCGCCACACGCGAGGAGAAGGCCAAGCTCGCGGCGCTGTCCCCCGAGCAGGTGACGTCGACGACGCTCGCGGGCCAGGACATCACCGCGACGCTCACCGAGGCGCCCGGCAACGGCGCGAAGATCGGCGGCCTCAAGGTCACGACGGCCGACGCGTGGTTCGCGGCCCGCCCGTCGGGCACCGAGGACGTCTACAAGATCTACGCCGAGTCGTTCGTGTCCCGCGAGCACCTCGAGGAGGTCCAGGCCGCGGCCAAGGACCTCGTGAGCGACGCCCTCGCCTGA
- a CDS encoding GNAT family N-acetyltransferase produces the protein MTGFPDYDVVRDDANGRYEARVRGRGPDAGRVIGMLRFREADGVVVMPSTVTDPAFRGHGVAASLTRAALDDARAAGLRVRPDCWYVDEWIDAHPEYADLRASAGGA, from the coding sequence ATGACAGGGTTCCCGGACTACGACGTCGTCCGTGACGACGCGAACGGCCGCTACGAGGCGCGCGTGCGTGGCAGGGGCCCGGACGCGGGCCGCGTCATCGGGATGCTGCGGTTCCGGGAGGCGGACGGCGTCGTGGTCATGCCGTCGACCGTGACCGACCCCGCGTTCCGCGGCCACGGCGTCGCGGCGTCGCTCACGCGTGCGGCGCTCGACGACGCGCGCGCGGCAGGCCTGCGCGTCCGTCCGGACTGCTGGTACGTCGACGAGTGGATCGACGCCCACCCCGAGTACGCGGACCTGCGCGCGTCGGCCGGTGGCGCCTGA
- a CDS encoding ribonuclease H translates to MIIVSTDGSCLRNPGGAIGWAWIAHEGGRFDSGGAASGTNQVAELTALLRAIEAHPGDEPLLIESDSQYAIRCASEWLDGWKRKNWRTASGGPVKNLELIQAIDRAIAARPGPVRFRWVRGHVGNPFNERADQLAGLAAQDWAAGRGQVGDLLVDAAPGDAAPVAAAPDAEPAAAAARREAVGARSGVRGPGAGTTPEPAWELGTLFD, encoded by the coding sequence GTGATCATTGTCAGCACCGACGGCTCCTGCCTGCGCAACCCGGGCGGAGCGATCGGATGGGCGTGGATCGCTCACGAGGGTGGCCGCTTCGACTCGGGCGGGGCGGCCTCGGGGACCAACCAGGTCGCCGAGCTCACCGCGCTCCTGCGCGCCATCGAGGCGCACCCCGGCGACGAGCCGCTGCTCATCGAGTCCGACTCGCAGTACGCGATCCGGTGCGCCTCCGAGTGGCTCGACGGCTGGAAGCGCAAGAACTGGCGCACGGCGTCCGGCGGGCCCGTCAAGAACCTCGAGCTCATCCAGGCGATCGACCGCGCGATCGCCGCGCGCCCCGGCCCCGTCCGCTTCCGCTGGGTCCGCGGCCACGTCGGCAACCCGTTCAACGAGCGGGCCGACCAGCTCGCCGGACTCGCCGCGCAGGACTGGGCCGCGGGCCGCGGGCAGGTCGGGGACCTGCTCGTGGACGCCGCACCTGGCGATGCCGCACCTGTCGCCGCCGCGCCCGACGCCGAGCCCGCGGCGGCGGCCGCGCGTCGCGAGGCGGTCGGCGCCCGGTCGGGCGTGCGCGGCCCCGGGGCAGGCACGACGCCGGAGCCGGCCTGGGAGCTCGGCACGCTGTTCGACTGA
- a CDS encoding rhodanese-like domain-containing protein has product MFPPMQPDVPTRDVRDLDPTAPLPEDATLLDVREQDEWDSGHVPGAVHIPLAELPARYGELDPDTEIYVICHSGGRSAQATRFLVDGLGYDAVNLDGGMVMWQHRGLPVEA; this is encoded by the coding sequence ATGTTCCCGCCCATGCAGCCCGACGTCCCGACGCGCGACGTGCGCGACCTCGACCCGACGGCCCCGCTCCCCGAGGACGCCACGCTGCTCGACGTGCGCGAGCAGGACGAGTGGGACTCCGGCCACGTGCCCGGCGCCGTCCACATCCCGCTAGCCGAGCTGCCCGCGCGCTACGGGGAGCTCGACCCCGACACCGAGATCTACGTCATCTGCCACTCGGGCGGCCGGTCGGCGCAGGCGACGCGCTTCCTCGTCGACGGTCTCGGCTACGACGCGGTCAACCTCGACGGCGGCATGGTCATGTGGCAGCACCGGGGTCTGCCGGTCGAGGCCTGA
- a CDS encoding GNAT family N-acetyltransferase, with protein sequence MTDTRPNVTVKDDPERQVFLAVLDDGTEAGGAHYRRRDGVVTFTHTIVQPAYEGQGIGSRLAAGALEQVRDAGERFVPLCPFIRAYVERHHEFDDLRADAA encoded by the coding sequence ATGACCGACACGCGACCGAACGTCACCGTCAAGGACGACCCGGAGCGGCAGGTCTTCCTCGCCGTGCTCGACGACGGCACCGAGGCGGGCGGGGCCCACTACCGCCGCCGGGACGGCGTCGTGACCTTCACCCACACGATCGTGCAGCCCGCGTACGAGGGGCAGGGCATCGGCTCGCGCCTCGCCGCCGGCGCGCTGGAGCAGGTGCGCGACGCCGGCGAGCGGTTCGTGCCGCTGTGCCCGTTCATCCGCGCGTACGTCGAGCGGCACCACGAGTTCGACGACCTGCGCGCCGACGCCGCCTGA
- a CDS encoding DsbA family protein — MTSHESHDGHEKQPLRIDVWSDVACPWCYIGKRRFARALEQLAERDGAAPAVEVEYHSFELSPDTPVDFEGTSTEFLARHKGIPLEQARQMNDHVTRLAAAEGLEYRMDDVRHTTTLKAHELLHLAKARGLQEPMKERLLRAYFTEGRHVGHVAELADLAAEVGLDRDEVVEALESGRYADGVAADMAQARAYGINGVPFYVIDGRYGVSGAQDPAVFVQVLDQVLAERGEAELTPSTGRSGR, encoded by the coding sequence GTGACGAGCCACGAGAGCCACGACGGCCACGAGAAGCAGCCCCTGAGGATCGACGTGTGGTCCGACGTCGCCTGTCCCTGGTGCTACATCGGCAAGCGGCGGTTCGCGCGCGCCCTGGAGCAGCTGGCCGAGCGCGACGGCGCGGCACCGGCGGTCGAGGTCGAGTACCACTCCTTCGAGCTGTCGCCCGACACCCCCGTCGACTTCGAGGGCACGTCGACCGAGTTCCTCGCGCGTCACAAGGGCATCCCGCTCGAGCAGGCGCGGCAGATGAACGACCACGTGACGCGCCTCGCCGCCGCCGAGGGGCTCGAGTACCGGATGGACGACGTCCGGCACACCACGACGCTCAAGGCGCACGAGCTCCTGCACCTCGCCAAGGCGCGAGGTCTCCAGGAGCCGATGAAGGAGCGCCTCCTGCGCGCGTACTTCACCGAGGGGCGCCACGTCGGCCACGTCGCCGAGCTCGCGGACCTCGCCGCCGAGGTGGGTCTGGACCGCGACGAGGTCGTCGAGGCGCTCGAGTCCGGCCGGTACGCCGACGGCGTCGCCGCAGACATGGCCCAGGCACGCGCCTACGGGATCAACGGCGTGCCGTTCTACGTGATCGACGGCCGCTACGGCGTCTCGGGCGCGCAGGACCCGGCGGTGTTCGTCCAGGTGCTCGACCAGGTGCTCGCCGAGCGCGGTGAGGCGGAACTCACACCGTCGACGGGCCGTTCGGGTCGGTGA
- a CDS encoding HNH endonuclease signature motif containing protein, with translation MFEWGDAAHGGSHPARVSRARTGGPGAARAPVVPGPPAPSPVEAALERELARMVDEVFVPDVAWFANGDRARAAVEPAASLAAELDAALPGPGLASRLVALEPADLDDHTLVEVLAAWERVAAWAQAGSARALAELLERTRGSAEHEFTVDGVAARLGMTRHAAAQLVTVAHGTAGLPEVADALATGRIDRRKAETLIATGRLPDDRRRAAVREVLPEAERLTVPQLRERLRRAEIRIDPDGAERRHHAARSERFVRLEPVDDAMAYLTAYLPADDAARVLAAVEQVAVPMHRTPGETRRLDACRADALVGLVTGDLTPTGSVHGSATGPATGRRPGVQVTVAASTLLGADDLPGLLAGHGPVPAAVARALAADPDATWRRILTDPATGVLTDLSSRSYRPSPALRAAVIARDITCTFPGCRVPAWRTDLDHLDPFDPDRDAPQTHGDNLHALCRTHHRAKTLGGWHVTHDPATGTTRWTAPTGHQHDRPPTIADPAHRPPREEGPPGSTAEQQTGPPPF, from the coding sequence ATGTTCGAGTGGGGCGATGCAGCGCACGGCGGCAGCCATCCCGCCCGCGTGTCGCGCGCTCGGACGGGCGGTCCCGGCGCTGCCCGTGCCCCGGTCGTGCCGGGACCGCCCGCACCCTCGCCCGTCGAGGCCGCGCTGGAGCGTGAGCTCGCGCGGATGGTCGACGAGGTGTTCGTGCCCGACGTCGCATGGTTCGCCAACGGCGATCGTGCGCGTGCCGCCGTCGAACCGGCCGCGAGCCTGGCGGCGGAGCTGGACGCGGCGCTGCCGGGTCCGGGGCTGGCGTCACGGCTGGTCGCGCTGGAGCCGGCCGACCTGGACGACCACACGCTCGTGGAGGTGCTGGCGGCGTGGGAGCGGGTCGCCGCGTGGGCGCAGGCCGGGTCGGCGCGGGCGCTGGCCGAGCTGCTGGAACGCACCCGCGGGTCGGCCGAGCACGAGTTCACGGTCGACGGGGTGGCCGCCCGGCTCGGGATGACGCGGCACGCGGCCGCGCAGCTGGTCACCGTCGCGCACGGCACCGCCGGGCTGCCCGAGGTGGCCGACGCCCTCGCGACCGGCCGGATCGACCGGCGCAAGGCCGAGACGCTGATCGCTACCGGCCGCCTGCCGGACGACCGGCGCCGGGCTGCGGTGCGCGAGGTGCTGCCCGAGGCGGAGCGCCTCACCGTGCCGCAGCTGCGCGAGCGGCTGCGCCGTGCCGAGATCCGCATCGACCCGGACGGCGCCGAACGGCGGCACCACGCCGCCCGCTCCGAGCGGTTCGTGCGCCTGGAGCCGGTGGACGACGCGATGGCCTACCTCACCGCCTACCTGCCCGCCGACGACGCCGCCCGCGTCCTGGCCGCGGTCGAGCAGGTCGCCGTGCCGATGCACCGCACCCCCGGGGAGACCCGCCGCCTCGACGCGTGCCGCGCCGACGCCCTGGTCGGCCTCGTGACGGGCGACCTCACCCCGACCGGGTCAGTGCACGGCTCCGCGACCGGGCCGGCGACCGGCCGCCGGCCCGGCGTCCAGGTCACGGTGGCCGCCTCCACGCTGCTCGGCGCCGACGACCTGCCTGGCCTGCTCGCCGGCCACGGACCGGTTCCCGCGGCGGTCGCCCGGGCGCTGGCCGCCGACCCCGACGCCACCTGGCGGCGGATCCTCACCGACCCCGCCACCGGCGTCCTGACCGACCTGTCCTCACGGTCCTACCGGCCCAGCCCCGCACTGCGTGCCGCGGTCATCGCCCGCGACATCACCTGCACCTTCCCCGGCTGCCGCGTGCCCGCCTGGCGCACCGACCTCGACCACCTCGACCCGTTCGACCCGGACCGGGACGCCCCGCAGACCCACGGCGACAACCTCCACGCCCTGTGCCGCACCCACCACCGCGCCAAGACCCTCGGCGGCTGGCACGTCACCCACGACCCGGCCACCGGCACCACCCGATGGACCGCACCCACCGGCCACCAGCACGACCGACCACCCACGATCGCCGACCCCGCCCACCGACCACCGCGCGAGGAAGGCCCACCCGGCAGCACGGCGGAACAGCAGACCGGCCCGCCCCCGTTCTGA